In one Bradyrhizobium sp. 4 genomic region, the following are encoded:
- a CDS encoding thioesterase family protein, translating into MFVNRRDVQIQWGDCDPANIVYYPRYFAMFDDSTSTLFEVAGFSKQDLVKKYGLVGIPMVDTRAKFYIPSTYGDWITIETKVESIKRSSFEVKHSVFKGEALAIEGFETRVLVGRDPVNPDKLKSAPFPAEMVAKFTGSETRS; encoded by the coding sequence ATGTTCGTGAACCGGCGCGACGTCCAGATCCAGTGGGGTGACTGCGACCCCGCCAACATCGTCTATTACCCGCGCTATTTCGCGATGTTCGACGATTCGACGTCGACCCTGTTCGAAGTCGCCGGCTTCTCCAAGCAGGACCTGGTCAAGAAATACGGCCTGGTCGGCATTCCCATGGTCGATACGCGCGCCAAGTTCTACATCCCCTCGACTTATGGCGACTGGATCACCATCGAAACGAAGGTCGAGAGCATCAAGCGCTCGAGTTTCGAGGTAAAGCACAGCGTCTTCAAGGGCGAGGCGCTTGCGATCGAGGGTTTCGAGACCCGTGTCCTGGTCGGGCGCGATCCCGTTAACCCCGACAAACTGAAATCGGCACCGTTTCCTGCGGAAATGGTAGCCAAATTCACGGGGAGCGAGACCCGGAGCTAA
- a CDS encoding SDR family NAD(P)-dependent oxidoreductase translates to MLLKDQAVIVTGGASGLGAATARKLAGQGAKVAVFDLNAKLAETVAAEIKGVAVACDVSDAASAEAAIAQATKAHGPARVLVNCAGIGVAKRVVGRDGPMALADFDKVIKVNLIGTFNMLRLAANEMSKLEPQATGERGVIINTASVAAYDGQIGQSAYSASKGGIVGMTLPIARELAQFGVRVLTIAPGLFLTPLLANLPQEAQDSLAAAIPFPRRLGHADEFAALALHMVENSYLNGEVVRLDGSLRMAPK, encoded by the coding sequence ATGTTGTTGAAGGATCAGGCTGTCATCGTCACCGGCGGCGCGTCGGGACTTGGTGCGGCGACCGCGCGAAAGCTGGCTGGCCAGGGCGCCAAGGTCGCGGTGTTTGATCTCAATGCCAAGCTCGCCGAGACTGTCGCCGCCGAGATCAAGGGCGTGGCTGTGGCTTGCGACGTCTCCGATGCCGCGTCCGCGGAAGCTGCGATCGCGCAGGCGACCAAAGCCCATGGACCCGCGCGCGTGCTGGTCAATTGCGCTGGCATCGGCGTTGCCAAGCGCGTCGTCGGCCGCGACGGCCCGATGGCGCTCGCCGATTTCGACAAGGTGATCAAGGTCAACCTGATCGGCACCTTCAACATGCTGCGTCTCGCCGCAAACGAGATGTCCAAGCTCGAGCCGCAGGCCACCGGCGAGCGCGGCGTCATCATCAACACGGCGTCCGTTGCCGCTTATGACGGCCAGATTGGGCAATCGGCCTATTCGGCCTCGAAGGGCGGCATCGTCGGCATGACGCTGCCGATCGCGCGCGAGCTGGCGCAGTTCGGCGTCCGCGTGCTGACGATTGCGCCCGGCCTGTTCCTCACGCCGCTGCTCGCCAACCTGCCGCAGGAAGCCCAGGACTCACTCGCCGCCGCAATCCCGTTCCCGCGCCGGCTCGGCCACGCCGACGAGTTCGCGGCGCTCGCCCTGCACATGGTCGAGAATTCCTACCTCAACGGCGAAGTGGTACGCCTCGACGGCTCGCTGCGCATGGCGCCGAAATAG
- a CDS encoding feruloyl-CoA synthase, whose translation MSAQPSSSSSMERGASTSPLRPISFGDPVVNIERRDDGTIYLRPKQPLGDYPARITDRLHHWASATPDRVFMAEREGGRGWRKISYAELLAASRHIASGLIARGLSAERPVVILSGNSIDHALLAFGAFYAGIPFCPVSPAYSLVSKDYGKLSYLMKLLTPGLVFAEDADKFADALAANVSLGTEIAASYGHVPGRDVTLLADLMATPIRGDLDEVHGRIGPDTIAKFLLTSGSTGNPKAVVNTQRMICANQVMLRETLAFLKDEPPVIIDWLPWNHTFGGNHNIGLTLYNGGSMYLDAGKPVPGGIEETVRNLQEISPTVYFNVPKGYESLLPYLRDDQGLRAKFFDRLHTMFFSGAALSPFVWNSLDELAVKEKGYRVPMLTGLGATETAPFFMSVNPRTSRSGHVGLPVSGNDAKLVPNNGKMEVRCKGPNVMPGYWRQPDITASSFDEEGFYKLGDALKPVDPDDLNAGFDFDGRIGEDFKLGSGTWVSVGPLRARFVAACAPLVRDVVIAGINRDEVSALVVLDLDGCRLINPTLPTDDLVVATRDRLVREAFRERLTRFLGAATGSSTRITRAILMDTPLSIDKGEVTDKGSINQRAVLEHRSLLIEELYAANPSDRVISVG comes from the coding sequence ATGAGCGCGCAGCCGTCGTCCTCTTCCAGCATGGAGCGCGGCGCGAGCACTTCCCCGCTGCGGCCCATTTCGTTCGGCGATCCGGTCGTGAATATCGAGCGGCGCGACGACGGCACGATTTACCTGCGGCCCAAACAGCCGCTCGGAGACTATCCGGCTCGCATCACCGACCGCCTGCATCACTGGGCGAGCGCGACCCCCGATCGCGTGTTCATGGCCGAGCGCGAAGGCGGCCGCGGCTGGCGCAAGATCAGCTACGCCGAGCTGCTCGCCGCGAGCCGGCACATTGCCTCAGGACTCATTGCGCGCGGGTTGTCGGCGGAGCGGCCGGTCGTCATCCTCTCCGGCAATTCGATCGACCATGCATTGCTGGCGTTCGGAGCGTTCTATGCCGGCATTCCGTTCTGCCCGGTGTCGCCGGCCTATTCGCTGGTGTCGAAGGATTACGGCAAGCTCTCCTACCTGATGAAGCTGCTGACGCCCGGCCTCGTCTTCGCCGAGGACGCCGACAAGTTCGCCGACGCGCTCGCGGCCAACGTCTCGCTCGGCACCGAGATCGCCGCGTCCTACGGCCATGTGCCGGGCCGCGACGTCACCTTGCTCGCCGACCTCATGGCAACGCCGATCCGCGGCGATCTGGACGAGGTCCACGGCAGGATCGGCCCCGACACCATCGCGAAATTCCTGCTGACGTCGGGCTCGACCGGCAACCCCAAGGCAGTCGTCAACACCCAGCGCATGATCTGCGCCAACCAGGTGATGCTGCGCGAGACGCTCGCCTTCCTCAAGGACGAGCCGCCCGTCATCATCGACTGGCTGCCCTGGAATCACACTTTTGGCGGCAACCACAATATCGGGTTGACGCTCTACAATGGCGGCTCGATGTATCTCGACGCCGGCAAGCCGGTGCCTGGAGGCATCGAGGAGACCGTGCGCAATCTCCAGGAGATATCGCCGACGGTCTATTTCAACGTCCCCAAGGGCTACGAGTCGCTGCTGCCTTATCTACGCGACGACCAGGGCCTGCGCGCAAAATTCTTCGACCGGCTGCACACGATGTTCTTCTCGGGCGCGGCCCTGTCGCCGTTCGTCTGGAACAGCCTCGACGAGCTCGCGGTGAAGGAAAAAGGCTACCGCGTGCCGATGCTGACCGGCCTCGGTGCAACCGAGACCGCGCCGTTCTTCATGTCGGTCAACCCGCGCACCAGCCGCTCCGGCCATGTCGGGCTTCCCGTATCCGGCAACGACGCCAAGCTGGTGCCGAACAACGGCAAGATGGAAGTTCGTTGCAAGGGGCCGAACGTGATGCCCGGCTACTGGCGCCAGCCCGACATCACCGCAAGTTCGTTCGACGAAGAAGGCTTCTACAAGCTCGGCGATGCACTCAAGCCCGTCGATCCCGACGATCTCAATGCCGGCTTCGATTTCGACGGCCGCATCGGCGAGGATTTCAAGCTCGGCAGCGGCACCTGGGTCAGTGTCGGCCCGTTGCGCGCGCGCTTCGTTGCGGCCTGCGCACCGCTGGTGCGCGACGTCGTCATCGCCGGCATCAACCGTGACGAGGTCTCCGCGCTCGTCGTGCTCGATCTCGACGGCTGCAGGCTGATCAACCCGACGCTGCCGACCGACGATCTCGTCGTCGCGACCCGCGACCGGCTGGTGCGCGAGGCATTTCGCGAACGGCTGACCCGCTTTCTCGGCGCGGCCACGGGATCCTCGACGCGGATCACGCGCGCGATCCTCATGGACACGCCGCTCTCGATCGACAAGGGCGAGGTCACCGACAAGGGCTCGATCAACCAGCGCGCGGTGCTCGAGCATCGCAGCCTGCTGATCGAGGAGCTCTACGCTGCCAATCCATCGGACCGTGTGATATCGGTCGGCTAA
- a CDS encoding crotonase/enoyl-CoA hydratase family protein has translation MTQGNAETADAGASGLLRIERADRVLTVGLNRPAKRNALNDGIILEIGECFASLPEDIGAVVIHGIGDHFSSGLDLSELTDHDATGGLLHSQMWHRVFDRIQYSRVPVIAALRGAVIGGGLELACAAHIRVAEPSTYFALPEGQRGIFVGGGGSVRLPRLIGVARMMDMMLTGRVYSATEGTSYGFAQYVTEAGNGLGKAMELANKVASNAPLTNFAVLQALPMIAEANPQTGLLMESLMATVAQSDKEAKRRIREFLEHKTAKVKPKS, from the coding sequence ATGACACAGGGAAACGCCGAGACCGCTGACGCGGGCGCCTCCGGGCTTTTGAGGATCGAGCGGGCGGACCGGGTTTTGACGGTCGGCCTGAATCGGCCGGCCAAGCGCAATGCGCTCAACGACGGCATCATCCTGGAAATCGGCGAGTGTTTTGCGTCCCTGCCCGAGGATATCGGCGCGGTCGTCATCCACGGCATCGGCGACCATTTCTCCAGCGGTCTCGACCTCTCCGAACTGACCGACCATGATGCCACCGGCGGCCTTCTCCATTCCCAGATGTGGCACCGGGTGTTCGACCGCATCCAGTACAGCCGGGTGCCCGTGATCGCGGCACTCAGGGGGGCCGTGATCGGCGGCGGGCTGGAGCTCGCATGTGCGGCGCATATCCGTGTCGCCGAACCCTCGACCTATTTCGCGCTGCCGGAGGGGCAGCGCGGCATCTTTGTCGGTGGCGGCGGTTCGGTGCGCCTGCCGCGGCTGATCGGCGTCGCCAGGATGATGGACATGATGCTGACCGGCCGCGTTTATTCCGCGACGGAAGGCACCTCCTACGGCTTTGCGCAATATGTCACGGAAGCCGGCAACGGCCTCGGCAAGGCGATGGAGCTTGCGAACAAGGTCGCCTCCAACGCGCCGCTGACCAACTTCGCCGTGCTCCAGGCGCTACCGATGATCGCGGAGGCCAATCCGCAGACCGGCCTGTTGATGGAATCGCTGATGGCGACGGTGGCGCAGAGCGACAAGGAAGCCAAGCGCAGGATCCGCGAGTTCCTCGAACACAAGACCGCAAAGGTGAAGCCGAAATCATGA
- a CDS encoding addiction module antidote protein: MAKVKSFDAAEYLDSPEMIAAYLTEAFESDDPSAITMAIGAVARSQGMGAIAEKAGLSRENLYRSLGGEAKPEFGTVIKVLHAMGINLVAQPQSGTKAA, translated from the coding sequence ATGGCAAAAGTGAAATCATTCGATGCTGCGGAGTACCTCGACAGCCCCGAGATGATTGCGGCCTATCTCACCGAAGCCTTTGAATCTGACGATCCGTCCGCAATAACGATGGCAATCGGTGCCGTAGCCCGTTCTCAGGGCATGGGCGCCATTGCCGAAAAGGCCGGTCTATCCCGTGAGAACTTGTATCGCTCGCTTGGCGGCGAGGCCAAACCCGAATTCGGCACTGTGATAAAAGTTCTCCACGCCATGGGTATCAATCTTGTGGCGCAACCCCAAAGTGGAACGAAGGCGGCGTAG
- a CDS encoding type II toxin-antitoxin system RelE/ParE family toxin produces the protein MPTIKRTDEFSDWLRKQRDRRAKAKILARIDRLALGNPGDVAAVGGGISEMRVHEGAGYRIYYVARGEEIIVLLCGGDKGSQPGDIALAKKIASELEV, from the coding sequence ATACCGACAATCAAGAGAACCGACGAATTCTCTGACTGGCTTAGAAAACAGCGAGACCGGAGAGCGAAGGCAAAAATCCTCGCCCGGATCGATCGGCTGGCGCTCGGCAATCCCGGAGACGTTGCTGCGGTCGGAGGCGGCATCAGCGAAATGAGAGTCCATGAGGGCGCCGGATACCGGATCTACTACGTTGCCCGAGGCGAGGAGATCATCGTCCTTCTTTGCGGTGGCGATAAAGGCTCTCAGCCGGGGGACATAGCGTTGGCAAAGAAGATCGCGAGCGAATTGGAGGTCTGA
- a CDS encoding DUF3237 domain-containing protein: protein MTIPALETRYVFTVTARIGDVVTAGETGIGIRRIIPIIGGEVSGAITGKVLPFGADFQTIRPNELIDLEAKYAFETDDGAIVYVENKGMRFGPVELLQKLKRGEPVDPKQIYFRTVPRFETGHEKYRWLMEHIFVGSAARHADRVVIDVHQVM, encoded by the coding sequence ATGACCATACCGGCGCTGGAAACCAGATACGTCTTTACCGTCACCGCACGAATCGGCGACGTCGTCACCGCCGGCGAGACCGGCATCGGCATTCGCCGAATCATCCCGATCATCGGCGGCGAGGTCTCGGGTGCGATCACCGGCAAGGTGCTGCCGTTCGGCGCGGACTTCCAGACCATCCGCCCGAATGAGCTGATCGATCTCGAAGCGAAGTATGCGTTTGAAACCGACGACGGCGCCATCGTCTATGTCGAGAACAAGGGCATGCGCTTCGGCCCGGTCGAGCTGTTGCAAAAGCTCAAGCGCGGCGAGCCGGTCGACCCGAAGCAGATCTATTTCCGCACCGTGCCGAGGTTCGAGACCGGGCATGAGAAATACCGCTGGCTGATGGAGCACATTTTTGTCGGTTCAGCAGCGCGGCATGCGGATCGCGTGGTGATCGACGTGCATCAGGTGATGTGA
- a CDS encoding TRAP transporter permease: MSTDAVAVIGFVSLFALMLLRVPVGMAMGLVGVSGFSYLVGATPALKLVGQTSMRTVTDYTFGVIPMFLLMGSFVSNSGMSRELFRAANGFVGHLRGGLGIATVGACGGFAAICGSSVATAATFSAVAYPEMRRFGYPQSFATGVIAAGGTLGAMLPPSTVLAVYGIITEQDIGKLFIAGIIPGILAMTMYMITIFLIGYFRPDFLPKGKVLPWRERFAGLKDIWAPVLLFVFVIGGLYGLPYLPRFTPTEAGGVGAAGAFIIGVATGRLDREKILASLLQATRTAAAVFTVLIGALIFGYFLTVTQTPQKVTEFLTGLGLGPYGVLALIMVMYLVLGCLMDAMAMIILTVPIIFPVIMHLGFDPIWFGVIIVMTVELGLIHPPVGMNVFVIKSVVKDVSFSTIFRGVIPFVATDLVRLVILIAFPLLATWLPTRMMAH, translated from the coding sequence ATGAGCACCGATGCCGTCGCCGTAATCGGCTTCGTTTCCCTGTTCGCCCTGATGCTGCTGCGCGTGCCGGTCGGCATGGCCATGGGCCTCGTCGGCGTCTCCGGCTTCTCCTATCTCGTCGGCGCCACGCCGGCGCTGAAGCTGGTCGGCCAGACCTCGATGCGCACGGTGACCGACTACACCTTCGGCGTCATTCCGATGTTCTTGCTGATGGGCTCCTTCGTCAGCAATTCCGGCATGAGCCGCGAGCTGTTCCGCGCCGCCAACGGCTTTGTCGGCCATTTGCGCGGCGGGCTCGGCATCGCTACCGTCGGCGCCTGCGGCGGCTTTGCCGCGATCTGCGGCTCCTCGGTCGCGACCGCAGCGACCTTCTCCGCGGTCGCTTATCCCGAGATGCGCCGCTTCGGCTATCCGCAATCGTTTGCCACCGGCGTGATCGCGGCCGGCGGCACGCTGGGCGCGATGCTGCCGCCCTCCACCGTGCTCGCCGTCTACGGCATCATCACCGAGCAAGACATCGGCAAGCTCTTCATCGCCGGCATCATCCCGGGCATCCTGGCGATGACCATGTACATGATCACGATCTTCCTGATCGGCTATTTCCGGCCGGACTTTCTGCCCAAGGGCAAGGTGCTGCCGTGGCGCGAGCGCTTCGCCGGCCTGAAGGACATCTGGGCGCCGGTGCTGCTGTTCGTGTTCGTGATCGGCGGCCTCTACGGCCTGCCCTATTTGCCGCGCTTCACGCCGACGGAAGCCGGCGGCGTCGGCGCTGCCGGCGCCTTCATCATCGGCGTGGCGACCGGCCGGCTCGACCGCGAGAAGATTCTGGCCTCGCTGCTGCAGGCGACGCGCACGGCGGCCGCCGTGTTCACCGTGCTGATCGGCGCCTTGATCTTCGGGTACTTCCTCACGGTGACGCAGACCCCGCAGAAGGTGACGGAATTCCTCACCGGCCTCGGCCTCGGCCCCTACGGCGTGTTGGCGCTGATCATGGTGATGTATCTCGTGCTCGGTTGCCTGATGGACGCCATGGCGATGATCATCCTCACCGTGCCGATCATCTTCCCCGTGATCATGCATCTCGGTTTCGACCCGATCTGGTTCGGCGTCATCATCGTCATGACGGTCGAGCTCGGCCTGATCCATCCGCCGGTGGGCATGAACGTCTTTGTCATCAAAAGCGTAGTGAAGGACGTCTCCTTCTCCACGATCTTCAGGGGCGTGATCCCGTTCGTTGCAACAGACCTCGTGCGCCTGGTGATCCTGATCGCCTTCCCGCTGCTGGCGACGTGGCTGCCGACGCGGATGATGGCCCATTGA
- a CDS encoding TRAP transporter small permease — MKRSWMDRVIDSIEWIAAAFVGIVALDIFLSVLLRNTLNYAIPDSFDIGRMLLGILIFWGIAATSYRGTHITVDLVWGNVGPRYQRWIDVFATLVLLFVVTVQTWTLFDKVRGTYNDNVQTFDMHMPTWPFFAIAWIGDVSAVLLIAIRTYRLIFHPEEMHDPKLKATE; from the coding sequence ATGAAGCGCAGCTGGATGGATCGCGTTATCGATTCGATCGAATGGATCGCAGCGGCCTTCGTCGGCATCGTCGCGCTCGACATCTTCCTGTCGGTGCTGCTGCGCAACACGCTGAACTATGCGATCCCCGATAGTTTCGACATCGGCCGCATGCTGCTCGGCATCCTGATCTTCTGGGGCATCGCCGCCACCTCCTATCGCGGCACCCACATCACGGTCGATTTGGTCTGGGGCAATGTCGGGCCGCGCTACCAGCGCTGGATCGACGTGTTCGCGACCCTGGTGCTGCTGTTCGTCGTGACGGTGCAGACCTGGACGCTGTTCGACAAGGTCCGCGGCACCTACAACGACAACGTCCAGACCTTCGACATGCACATGCCGACCTGGCCGTTCTTCGCGATCGCCTGGATCGGCGACGTCTCGGCCGTGCTGCTGATCGCGATCCGCACCTACCGGTTGATCTTCCATCCCGAAGAAATGCACGACCCCAAGCTGAAGGCGACGGAGTAA
- a CDS encoding TRAP transporter substrate-binding protein yields the protein MRKACLALLLAASVSPALAQDKTFDLKISHWVPASHPLQKSLEDWAAAVEKDSGGTIKGKVFPAQQMGKAFDHYDMARDGIADVTYVNPGYQPGRFPIIGAGELPFLISDAKGGSMGLDAWYRKYAEKEMKDVKYCLAFVHSPSSFHSKTKKIVMPEDVKGLKIRPAHATMANFVTSLGGTNVQSSAPEVRDIIERGVADGVTFPWGSLVLFGIDKVTKYDMEAPLYTTTFVFVMNKDKYNAMSDKQKAAIDKNCTVEMAGVVGEHWGKFEDAGIDKVKAETGHEVYKLTPEQTAAWKKAAEPLVKTWSDGAKKTGADPDAALTELKASLKKYNALAE from the coding sequence ATGAGGAAAGCCTGTCTGGCGTTGCTGCTGGCAGCAAGCGTGAGCCCTGCGCTCGCGCAGGACAAGACCTTCGATTTGAAGATCTCGCACTGGGTGCCGGCCTCGCATCCGCTGCAGAAATCGCTCGAGGACTGGGCAGCCGCGGTCGAGAAGGATTCCGGCGGCACCATCAAGGGCAAGGTGTTTCCGGCCCAGCAGATGGGCAAGGCCTTCGACCATTACGACATGGCGCGCGACGGCATCGCCGACGTCACCTATGTCAATCCCGGCTACCAACCGGGCCGTTTCCCGATCATCGGCGCTGGCGAATTGCCGTTCCTGATCTCGGACGCCAAGGGCGGCTCGATGGGGTTGGACGCCTGGTACCGCAAATACGCCGAGAAGGAGATGAAGGACGTCAAATACTGCCTCGCCTTCGTCCACTCGCCCTCCTCGTTCCATTCCAAGACCAAGAAGATCGTGATGCCGGAGGACGTGAAGGGCCTGAAGATCCGGCCCGCCCACGCCACCATGGCGAACTTCGTCACCTCGCTCGGCGGCACCAATGTGCAGTCCTCCGCGCCCGAAGTGCGCGACATCATCGAGCGCGGCGTCGCCGACGGCGTCACCTTCCCCTGGGGCTCTCTCGTGCTGTTCGGCATCGACAAGGTGACAAAGTACGACATGGAGGCGCCGCTCTACACCACGACCTTCGTGTTCGTCATGAACAAGGACAAGTACAATGCGATGTCCGACAAGCAGAAGGCCGCGATCGACAAGAATTGCACGGTCGAGATGGCCGGTGTGGTCGGCGAGCACTGGGGCAAGTTCGAGGATGCCGGCATTGACAAGGTCAAGGCGGAGACCGGTCACGAGGTCTACAAGCTGACACCCGAGCAGACCGCCGCCTGGAAGAAAGCCGCCGAGCCCCTGGTGAAAACCTGGAGCGACGGCGCGAAGAAGACCGGCGCGGATCCGGACGCGGCGCTTACCGAGCTGAAAGCCTCGCTGAAGAAGTACAACGCGCTGGCGGAGTAG
- the pobA gene encoding 4-hydroxybenzoate 3-monooxygenase, whose translation MRTKVAIIGAGPAGLLLGQLLHGYGIDNVILERQSPDYVLGRIRAGLLEEGTVALLDQIGAGARAHAEGLVHEGIELAFSGRRHRIDMKASTGKTVMIYGQTEVTLDLMNARAAAGLTSVYEARDVQPHDFDGSHPRVTYVKDGVTHTIDCDFIAGCDGFHGVSRASVPASAIEEFERIYPFGWLGILSETPPVSHELIYSNHARGFALCTMRSTRRSRYYVQCALDDHVDQWPDDRFWDELRRRLDQDAADSLITGPSIEKSIAPLRSFVAEPMRFGRMFLCGDAAHIVPPTGAKGLNLAASDAHYLSSAFREFYDEKSSAGIDAYSAKALARVWKAVRFSWWMTSMLHKFPDTGTIGARIQLAELDYVTQSQAAMTSLSENYVGLPF comes from the coding sequence TTGCGGACAAAAGTCGCAATCATCGGGGCAGGGCCGGCGGGATTGTTGCTTGGGCAACTGCTGCACGGTTACGGCATCGACAATGTCATTCTGGAGCGGCAGAGCCCGGACTATGTGCTCGGCCGCATCCGTGCAGGTCTCCTGGAAGAGGGGACCGTCGCGCTGCTCGACCAGATCGGCGCCGGCGCGCGGGCGCATGCCGAAGGTCTGGTGCATGAAGGGATCGAACTCGCCTTTTCGGGGCGCCGGCACCGCATCGACATGAAGGCTTCGACCGGCAAGACGGTCATGATCTACGGCCAGACCGAGGTCACGCTCGACCTGATGAATGCACGCGCGGCCGCCGGTCTCACCTCGGTCTACGAGGCCAGGGACGTGCAGCCGCATGATTTCGACGGCAGTCACCCGCGCGTAACCTACGTGAAGGATGGCGTCACCCACACGATCGATTGTGATTTCATCGCCGGCTGCGACGGCTTTCATGGCGTCAGCCGCGCCAGCGTTCCGGCTTCGGCGATCGAGGAGTTCGAGCGCATCTACCCGTTCGGCTGGCTCGGCATCCTCTCCGAGACGCCACCGGTCAGCCACGAGCTGATCTATTCCAACCACGCCCGCGGCTTTGCGCTGTGCACCATGCGTTCGACCAGACGCAGCCGCTACTATGTGCAGTGCGCGCTCGATGACCATGTCGACCAATGGCCGGACGACCGTTTCTGGGACGAGCTCAGGCGCCGGCTCGACCAGGACGCCGCCGACAGCCTGATCACGGGCCCCTCGATCGAGAAGAGCATTGCGCCGCTGCGCAGCTTCGTCGCCGAGCCGATGCGCTTCGGCAGGATGTTCCTGTGCGGTGACGCCGCCCATATCGTGCCGCCGACCGGCGCCAAGGGGCTGAACCTGGCGGCCAGCGACGCGCATTATCTGTCGAGCGCATTTCGCGAGTTCTACGACGAAAAATCCAGCGCCGGCATTGATGCCTATTCGGCGAAGGCACTGGCGCGGGTCTGGAAGGCCGTGCGCTTCTCCTGGTGGATGACCTCGATGCTGCACAAATTCCCCGACACCGGCACCATCGGCGCGCGCATCCAGCTCGCCGAGCTCGACTACGTCACGCAGTCGCAGGCCGCGATGACGTCGCTGTCGGAGAATTACGTGGGGCTGCCGTTTTAG
- a CDS encoding PaaI family thioesterase, with protein sequence MTSTDIPAGFEPHFRKAPLTDPWEPLYSRKTDNGVTVGLRLATPHTNARGLIHGGLIAALADAAMGYSCAQATGWTTSLVTISLSVDYVGAGEIGQWLAVEGEAIKTGSTICFAQCLAKADGAVIARASGTFRVVPKKG encoded by the coding sequence ATGACCAGCACCGACATCCCCGCCGGCTTCGAGCCGCACTTTCGCAAAGCCCCGCTCACCGATCCCTGGGAGCCGCTTTACTCCAGGAAGACCGACAACGGCGTCACCGTGGGATTGCGGCTGGCAACACCGCACACCAACGCGCGCGGGCTGATCCATGGCGGCCTGATCGCGGCGCTGGCCGATGCCGCCATGGGCTACAGCTGCGCGCAGGCGACGGGCTGGACCACCTCGTTGGTCACGATCTCGCTGTCGGTCGACTATGTCGGCGCCGGCGAGATCGGCCAATGGCTGGCAGTTGAGGGTGAGGCGATCAAGACCGGCAGCACGATCTGCTTCGCGCAGTGCCTCGCGAAGGCCGACGGCGCCGTGATCGCGCGCGCCAGCGGCACCTTTCGCGTCGTGCCGAAGAAGGGGTGA